From one Pirellulales bacterium genomic stretch:
- the atpB gene encoding F0F1 ATP synthase subunit A has product MAEAEGQHEDFLSPSHLFGHVQDTTYIDLPKFLGGRISLTGEKVEERVNVEGYHFQLTKFMLIELTVALLMAVVFIRLANRMKKSDTPKGRWWNMLEAMLVFIRDQVAHPAIGHDAQRFLPFLWNAFFFVLICNLFGLLPWAGSPTASLSVTGALAIITFIVVLSTGMGKFGALGFWKAQVPHLELPFVLSIFLIPMIFVIEVIGMFIKHGVLAIRLLANMLAGHLVLAVILAFIGATATSILFWGVMPISVLSIVTLSLLELLVAFIQAYVFTFLSALFIGMAVHPH; this is encoded by the coding sequence ATGGCCGAAGCTGAAGGACAACACGAAGACTTCCTCTCCCCAAGCCATTTGTTTGGCCACGTCCAGGATACCACGTACATCGATCTGCCCAAATTTTTGGGCGGACGCATCTCCCTGACGGGCGAAAAGGTTGAAGAGCGCGTCAACGTCGAGGGCTATCACTTCCAGCTCACCAAGTTCATGCTCATCGAGCTGACCGTGGCCCTGCTCATGGCGGTCGTCTTCATCCGCCTGGCGAACCGCATGAAAAAAAGCGATACGCCCAAAGGCCGCTGGTGGAACATGCTGGAAGCCATGCTCGTTTTCATTCGCGATCAAGTCGCCCACCCGGCCATTGGCCACGATGCCCAGCGCTTTCTGCCCTTCCTCTGGAACGCCTTTTTCTTCGTTTTAATTTGCAATTTGTTCGGCCTGCTTCCCTGGGCCGGTTCGCCCACCGCGTCCCTTTCGGTCACCGGCGCGCTGGCGATCATCACCTTTATCGTCGTGCTGTCGACGGGGATGGGAAAATTCGGGGCGCTCGGGTTTTGGAAAGCGCAAGTGCCGCACCTCGAATTGCCGTTTGTCCTTTCCATCTTCCTCATCCCCATGATTTTTGTCATCGAAGTCATCGGCATGTTCATCAAGCACGGCGTGTTGGCGATTCGTCTTTTGGCGAACATGTTGGCCGGCCACCTCGTGTTGGCGGTCATCCTGGCCTTTATCGGGGCGACGGCCACCAGCATTTTATTCTGGGGCGTTATGCCCATCAGTGTGCTCAGCATCGTCACGTTGAGTTTATTGGAGCTATTAGTCGCTTTTATCCAAGCTTATGTTTTCACATTTTTGTCGGCGTTGTTTATCGGAATGGCGGTCCACCCGCATTGA
- the atpH gene encoding ATP synthase F1 subunit delta, with amino-acid sequence MPDQLTTPRLFSKLPTYDTGIWRTAEVYAEALIAASEKAGKTDEVLQEFDSLIDDVLDKLPKLDALLKSSFVEEDAKAAILKKALGKLASPVFLSFLEVVARHGRMDMLRLMHLHAHEEFNRVRNRVRVMVSTAEPLDAGTEQALTQEIQKRLHLLPLVDKQVRPELIGGMVLRVGDRVYDGSIATQLKRLREQMVTRSINEIQSRRDRFSSAN; translated from the coding sequence ATGCCCGATCAACTCACCACGCCCCGTCTGTTCTCCAAACTGCCCACCTATGACACGGGCATCTGGCGCACGGCGGAAGTGTATGCTGAGGCGTTGATCGCCGCTTCCGAAAAGGCCGGCAAGACCGACGAAGTGCTGCAAGAATTCGATTCGCTCATCGACGACGTGCTCGACAAGCTGCCAAAATTGGATGCGTTGCTGAAGTCCAGTTTTGTCGAAGAAGACGCGAAAGCCGCCATCCTCAAAAAGGCGTTGGGCAAACTGGCCTCGCCGGTGTTTCTCAGCTTTCTAGAGGTTGTGGCACGGCATGGCCGGATGGATATGCTCCGGCTGATGCATCTGCACGCACACGAAGAGTTCAATCGCGTTCGAAACCGGGTGCGGGTCATGGTCAGCACCGCGGAGCCGCTCGATGCAGGCACGGAACAGGCACTCACCCAGGAAATTCAAAAGCGGCTGCATTTGCTGCCGCTGGTAGATAAACAAGTTCGTCCCGAACTCATCGGCGGAATGGTGTTGCGAGTCGGTGATCGGGTGTACGACGGATCAATCGCTACGCAGCTCAAGCGGCTGCGGGAACAAATGGTGACCAGGAGCATCAATGAAATTCAAAGCCGACGAGATCGCTTCAGTTCTGCAAACTGA
- the atpG gene encoding ATP synthase F1 subunit gamma, translating into MAKARALDKRRRSVRNIRKITRTMELIATARFKKAMDRAHAATAYTKRITKLVSDLSKTGLEVSHPLLQPREKTNRAILLVITGNRGLCGGYNSNAFRIAWARYNELKAAIPQVDLEISGKRGIAAFKYRGLKGSQQYTHFEDKPSFTEVNLLATRYLDDYITGALDRLDVVYTRFDSLSKQTTVVETLLPLASLSLPDVGKGATATPQAESKSAPETQYEFLPSAASILEEVVPTSFRVKLFKCFLDSAVSEQIARKVAMKSATDNADKLIKSLAMAYNRARQSQITGEIMEVLGGVEALKG; encoded by the coding sequence ATGGCCAAAGCCCGAGCACTCGATAAACGCCGCCGTTCCGTCCGCAACATTCGCAAAATTACGCGGACCATGGAATTGATCGCCACCGCGCGCTTCAAAAAAGCCATGGACCGCGCTCATGCCGCCACGGCCTACACCAAGCGCATTACCAAGCTCGTTTCCGATTTGTCAAAAACCGGCCTGGAAGTCAGCCATCCCCTTCTTCAGCCTCGCGAAAAAACCAACCGCGCCATTTTGCTGGTCATCACCGGCAACCGCGGCCTGTGCGGCGGATATAACTCCAATGCGTTTCGCATAGCCTGGGCCCGCTACAACGAGCTGAAAGCCGCCATCCCGCAAGTCGACTTGGAAATTTCCGGCAAGCGCGGCATCGCCGCCTTCAAATACCGGGGGCTGAAAGGCAGCCAGCAATATACGCACTTCGAAGATAAACCCTCGTTCACCGAGGTTAATCTGCTGGCCACGCGCTACTTGGACGATTACATCACCGGCGCGCTCGATCGGCTCGACGTGGTTTACACCCGCTTCGACAGCCTGAGCAAGCAAACCACCGTGGTCGAAACGCTGCTGCCGCTGGCCTCGCTGTCGTTGCCCGATGTGGGTAAAGGCGCAACCGCTACACCGCAAGCGGAAAGTAAATCGGCCCCCGAAACGCAGTACGAATTTCTTCCTTCGGCCGCCAGCATTTTGGAAGAAGTCGTGCCCACCAGTTTCCGCGTTAAGTTGTTCAAGTGCTTCCTCGATTCCGCCGTCAGCGAGCAAATTGCCCGCAAAGTGGCCATGAAGTCAGCCACCGACAACGCCGACAAGCTGATCAAATCGCTGGCCATGGCCTACAACCGGGCCCGCCAAAGCCAAATCACCGGCGAAATTATGGAAGTCCTTGGCGGCGTCGAAGCGCTGAAAGGATAA
- a CDS encoding BNR-4 repeat-containing protein, with the protein MVHRCLFVGVCCWSLIAVGMAADSTTPEPERPKPSDQPKDVVAGKLVVFNDNGAWCWYQDKRVIVDPVAGTMLIGSVANKAGMGGEPRHGNIDSTVYDIAAGSSQLVVLHEHQEADDHDAPAFLIRPDGRYLAVYTKHNHDTLTRWRVSTNPHDALHWGDEQTFDWSLPPASIGSNFSTYSNLFYLPVEKRTYDFVRSVNRDPSFLVSTDDGSTWSYGGKLLTDNNVGYVDGYVKYVSNGQDRIDFITTEHHPRDFNNSIYHGYVKDGKLHRSDGTVVNENIFDLNSKAPPAHELTTVLAANTQVDGEKMTHCWDADLALDSEGRPCALLTCRANDDPENSNFNDHRFFYARFDGQQWQTHQLAKGGARLWEHEQDYIGGGSLDPDDPSVLYISVPIDPRDNTPLTKHEIFKGQTTDGGAAWLWTPITQNSSVDNLRPIVRHWNPGATAVLWLRGNMRRSQDYDMQVVGVIDQKQ; encoded by the coding sequence ATGGTTCACCGCTGTTTGTTCGTTGGTGTGTGCTGTTGGAGCCTGATCGCCGTTGGCATGGCCGCGGATTCCACCACGCCGGAGCCCGAGCGTCCTAAACCATCCGACCAACCCAAAGATGTGGTCGCCGGAAAGCTGGTTGTGTTCAACGACAACGGCGCCTGGTGTTGGTATCAAGATAAGCGGGTCATTGTCGATCCTGTCGCCGGAACCATGCTGATTGGCTCCGTGGCCAACAAGGCGGGCATGGGGGGCGAGCCGCGCCACGGAAACATTGATTCAACTGTTTACGACATCGCCGCCGGCTCCAGCCAACTCGTCGTGCTGCACGAGCATCAAGAAGCCGACGATCACGACGCGCCCGCCTTTTTAATCCGCCCCGACGGCCGTTACTTGGCCGTCTACACAAAGCACAATCACGATACGCTTACGCGCTGGCGAGTTTCCACCAATCCACACGATGCACTCCACTGGGGAGACGAGCAAACATTCGATTGGTCGCTGCCTCCGGCCTCGATCGGCAGTAATTTTTCAACCTATTCAAATCTGTTTTATCTCCCGGTGGAGAAGCGAACTTACGATTTCGTCCGCAGTGTCAATCGCGATCCCAGCTTTTTGGTTTCCACCGATGACGGCAGCACGTGGTCGTACGGTGGTAAGCTGCTGACCGACAACAACGTCGGCTATGTCGACGGCTATGTCAAATACGTCTCCAACGGCCAGGACCGCATCGATTTCATCACCACCGAGCATCATCCCCGCGATTTCAACAACAGCATTTATCACGGCTACGTCAAAGACGGAAAACTACACCGCTCCGATGGAACTGTGGTGAACGAAAATATCTTCGATCTGAATTCCAAAGCGCCCCCGGCCCACGAATTGACGACCGTGCTGGCCGCCAATACCCAGGTCGATGGCGAGAAGATGACCCACTGCTGGGACGCCGATTTGGCGCTCGACAGCGAAGGCCGGCCCTGTGCGCTCCTTACCTGCCGTGCCAACGACGATCCGGAAAACAGCAACTTCAACGATCATCGGTTTTTCTATGCCCGCTTCGACGGCCAGCAGTGGCAGACGCATCAACTGGCCAAAGGCGGCGCCCGGCTGTGGGAGCACGAGCAAGATTACATCGGCGGCGGATCGCTCGATCCGGATGACCCCAGCGTCCTATACATCTCCGTCCCCATCGATCCCCGCGACAACACACCCCTGACCAAGCACGAAATTTTCAAGGGGCAAACGACCGATGGCGGCGCCGCCTGGCTTTGGACGCCCATCACGCAAAATTCGTCCGTTGACAATTTACGGCCGATTGTCCGCCATTGGAATCCCGGCGCTACCGCCGTCCTATGGCTCCGCGGAAATATGCGCCGCAGCCAAGATTACGACATGCAAGTCGTGGGTGTGATTGATCAGAAGCAGTGA
- a CDS encoding UvrB/UvrC motif-containing protein, which produces MSNDLTPILEGWEHDPDRFAVRIIRGDDGRDKIQVRLDLGLLQMEIDGRPDGQRPEGQESWFDLYRLRQKEHDAAHPDGASFQLTPDQCQLLLREGVQYYHRYLSFWHLERYELCARDTSRNLKLFAFVREFAAKDQDRLLFDQYRPYVTMMHTKAVATPLVELGDYEAAIKVVDAGIAGIRKFLGEYEQLDKADRCGELVHLEKWREQMVNRQPALPPPPPDPLDQLKADLQQAVAEERFEEAARLRDELRRRSPEPNL; this is translated from the coding sequence GTGTCTAACGATCTGACCCCAATTCTCGAAGGCTGGGAACACGACCCCGATCGGTTCGCCGTGCGGATTATCCGGGGTGACGACGGTCGCGATAAAATTCAAGTGCGGCTGGATTTGGGACTATTGCAAATGGAAATCGACGGGCGGCCGGACGGCCAGCGGCCTGAAGGGCAAGAATCGTGGTTCGATCTGTATCGCCTCCGTCAAAAAGAACACGATGCGGCGCATCCGGACGGGGCGTCGTTCCAACTGACCCCCGACCAGTGCCAGCTTTTGCTGCGTGAAGGGGTGCAGTATTACCATCGCTATTTGAGCTTTTGGCATTTGGAACGGTACGAGTTGTGTGCCCGCGACACTTCGCGGAATCTGAAATTGTTTGCCTTCGTGCGTGAATTCGCGGCCAAAGACCAGGACCGGTTGTTGTTCGATCAATATCGACCCTACGTGACGATGATGCACACCAAAGCGGTAGCCACACCGCTGGTGGAATTGGGGGATTACGAAGCGGCCATCAAAGTTGTCGACGCAGGGATAGCGGGCATCCGGAAGTTTTTGGGTGAGTACGAGCAACTGGACAAGGCCGACCGCTGCGGCGAGCTGGTCCACCTGGAAAAATGGCGAGAGCAAATGGTGAATCGTCAGCCAGCACTTCCGCCGCCGCCGCCCGATCCGCTGGATCAACTCAAGGCCGATTTGCAACAGGCGGTTGCCGAGGAACGCTTTGAAGAAGCGGCCCGGCTGCGAGACGAACTGCGGCGCCGCAGCCCGGAACCGAACCTTTAG
- the atpE gene encoding ATP synthase F0 subunit C, protein MNKLTRVFALCALMLLVASPAMAQGPAAGGAPPAPFSMDLGIALGAGIVILGAGFGIGRIGGSAVESMARQPEVADKIQGAMIVSAALIEGATFFALLVCLLKLFFK, encoded by the coding sequence GTGAATAAGTTGACCCGTGTTTTTGCCTTGTGTGCGCTGATGTTACTGGTGGCTTCCCCGGCCATGGCGCAAGGGCCGGCCGCTGGCGGAGCTCCGCCGGCGCCGTTCAGTATGGACCTGGGAATTGCCTTGGGCGCAGGCATCGTCATTTTGGGCGCCGGGTTCGGTATCGGCCGTATCGGCGGTTCCGCGGTAGAAAGTATGGCCCGGCAGCCGGAAGTGGCTGACAAAATCCAAGGCGCGATGATCGTCTCGGCGGCCTTGATCGAAGGCGCCACCTTTTTCGCACTGTTGGTTTGCTTGTTGAAGCTGTTCTTCAAATAA
- the atpA gene encoding F0F1 ATP synthase subunit alpha, with product MKFKADEIASVLQTEIEQYQSHIDVREVGRVLEVGDGIARVYGLSSVMAGEMVEFPGGVTGLAFNLEENSVGVIILGDYLKIEEGDEVRSTGRLLSVPVGEAVMGRVLDPLGNPLDGKGPVVTTERRPVESMAPGIAGRQPVREPLQTGLKAVDAMTPIGRGQRELIIGDRKTGKTAIGIDAIINQKNSGVKCFYVAVGQKESSVANTIESLRKHGAMDYTTVILAGASAPAPLQYIAPYAGTAMAEYFMYNKQHALIVYDDLSRQAQAYRQLSLLLRRPPGREAYPGDVFYAHSRLLERSAKLSDDLGGGSLTSLPIIETLEGEVSAYIPTNVISITDGQIYLQPNLFFAGIRPAMNVGISVSRVGGAAQIKAMKKKEVAGGLRLALAAFRELEAFAQLGTDLDAATQQQLDRGYRMVELLKQGQYQPMEVVDQVLSIYAGNQGHLDQVPRNQVAAWEKAYLTFIKDQKPDIRKKIADTKDLDADTMKALDAAIAQFKTQFGGAQKKEPALAKV from the coding sequence ATGAAATTCAAAGCCGACGAGATCGCTTCAGTTCTGCAAACTGAAATCGAACAGTATCAATCCCACATCGACGTCCGCGAAGTCGGGCGCGTGCTGGAAGTTGGCGACGGCATCGCCCGCGTCTACGGCCTCTCCAGCGTCATGGCCGGCGAAATGGTCGAATTTCCCGGCGGCGTCACCGGCTTGGCCTTCAACCTCGAAGAAAATTCCGTCGGGGTCATCATCCTCGGCGATTATTTGAAAATCGAGGAAGGCGACGAAGTCCGCAGCACGGGTCGGCTCCTCAGCGTCCCCGTTGGCGAGGCCGTGATGGGCCGCGTGCTGGATCCGCTCGGCAATCCGCTCGACGGCAAAGGACCCGTCGTTACCACCGAACGCCGCCCCGTGGAATCCATGGCGCCCGGCATCGCCGGTCGCCAACCTGTGCGCGAGCCGCTGCAGACGGGCCTGAAAGCCGTCGACGCCATGACGCCCATCGGACGCGGCCAGCGCGAGCTTATCATCGGCGATCGCAAAACCGGAAAAACCGCCATCGGCATCGATGCCATTATCAATCAAAAAAATAGCGGCGTAAAATGCTTTTACGTGGCGGTGGGGCAGAAAGAATCGTCGGTGGCCAACACCATCGAATCGCTCCGCAAGCATGGCGCCATGGATTACACCACCGTCATTCTGGCCGGAGCCAGCGCCCCTGCTCCGCTGCAATACATTGCTCCCTACGCCGGCACCGCCATGGCCGAGTATTTCATGTACAACAAGCAGCATGCGCTGATTGTGTACGACGATTTGTCGCGCCAGGCCCAAGCCTATCGCCAGTTGTCGCTGTTGTTGCGTCGCCCGCCGGGCCGCGAAGCCTACCCCGGAGACGTTTTTTACGCCCACAGCCGCCTGCTGGAGCGATCCGCCAAATTGAGCGACGATTTGGGCGGCGGCTCGCTCACTTCGCTCCCCATTATCGAAACGCTGGAAGGCGAAGTTTCCGCCTACATTCCCACCAACGTCATCTCCATCACCGACGGCCAAATTTATTTGCAGCCCAACTTATTTTTCGCCGGCATTCGCCCCGCCATGAACGTGGGCATTTCGGTCAGCCGCGTCGGCGGCGCCGCCCAAATCAAGGCCATGAAAAAGAAAGAAGTCGCCGGCGGTTTGCGACTGGCCCTGGCCGCCTTCCGCGAGTTGGAAGCGTTCGCCCAATTAGGCACCGATCTCGATGCCGCCACCCAGCAGCAGCTCGACCGCGGTTACCGCATGGTCGAGTTGCTCAAGCAGGGGCAATACCAACCGATGGAAGTCGTCGACCAGGTGCTCAGTATTTACGCCGGCAACCAAGGGCATTTGGATCAAGTGCCGCGTAACCAGGTGGCAGCCTGGGAAAAGGCCTACCTCACGTTTATCAAAGATCAAAAACCCGATATCCGCAAAAAAATCGCCGACACCAAAGATCTCGATGCCGACACCATGAAAGCCCTCGATGCCGCCATCGCGCAGTTCAAAACCCAATTCGGCGGCGCGCAAAAGAAAGAACCTGCACTGGCGAAGGTTTGA
- a CDS encoding F0F1 ATP synthase subunit epsilon, with amino-acid sequence MPDHYESGVDVTSPIPVLECVVVTPEATALETPAQFVILPLYDGEMGVWPHHSPFIGRLGYGELRVKENGKLFRFYVDGGFVQVADGVVSVLTNNAVPADKLNVAVAREQLAAARARKANSPELLAIRERLQQQARAQLRIAEHGRSPSDIHVGGSADARMSS; translated from the coding sequence ATGCCCGACCATTACGAGTCTGGAGTCGACGTCACCAGCCCCATCCCGGTGTTGGAGTGCGTCGTCGTTACCCCGGAAGCCACTGCTCTGGAAACGCCGGCGCAGTTTGTCATCCTCCCCCTTTATGACGGTGAGATGGGAGTTTGGCCCCATCACAGCCCGTTTATCGGCCGCCTCGGTTACGGCGAGTTGCGGGTCAAGGAAAATGGCAAACTCTTCCGGTTTTACGTGGATGGCGGGTTCGTGCAAGTGGCCGATGGCGTCGTTTCCGTCCTCACCAACAACGCCGTGCCGGCAGATAAACTTAACGTCGCCGTCGCTCGCGAACAGTTGGCTGCCGCTCGGGCCCGCAAAGCCAACTCGCCCGAGTTGCTGGCCATTCGCGAACGCCTCCAGCAGCAAGCCCGCGCTCAATTGCGTATCGCCGAACATGGAAGGTCACCGTCTGATATTCATGTGGGCGGATCTGCTGACGCCCGTATGTCTAGTTAA
- a CDS encoding DUF4912 domain-containing protein, which translates to MTAQTLRARSLKDLADMARKRGVNGWHAMRKDQLVRALLHVAKRAGATSKSPSKNGVSMRNSRPIKRAITGRNSSAGNRSSARRRIGRTTHHPRITARLEQAKVRLMRAKILAVDSLDGRTGAPAKDRLVVMVHDPYWLHAYWELTPAGVVRAQAALGQHWHTAKPMLRVLEVSGSGSSTAAERVARDIAIHGGVKNWYIDVGNPPQTYRLLIGYLASNGQFFSLARSNTVSTPASTSSEKLDNHWTEVVENCDKIYAMSGGYSAETNSSELQEVLEERLRRPVGATLSNRYSAEQLISQDRTVRFRVETEMVIHGTTHPDAQVTLQGAPIKLRPDGSFSVRVDLPNRRQVIPLVAATKDGSSQRTIVLAVERNTKIMEPINREPTQ; encoded by the coding sequence ATGACCGCCCAAACACTACGTGCCCGAAGCCTCAAAGATTTGGCCGACATGGCCCGCAAGCGAGGCGTCAATGGCTGGCACGCCATGCGTAAAGATCAATTGGTCCGGGCATTGTTGCACGTTGCTAAGCGGGCTGGCGCGACATCGAAATCGCCGAGCAAGAACGGGGTAAGTATGAGAAATTCGAGGCCGATTAAGCGCGCAATTACTGGCCGGAATAGTTCGGCAGGAAATCGGAGTTCTGCACGGCGCAGGATCGGCCGGACTACGCATCATCCGCGAATCACGGCGCGGTTGGAACAGGCGAAAGTGCGGCTGATGCGGGCAAAAATACTTGCGGTTGATAGTTTGGATGGCCGTACCGGGGCACCCGCGAAAGACCGGCTGGTGGTCATGGTTCACGACCCCTATTGGTTGCACGCCTATTGGGAGTTGACGCCAGCCGGAGTGGTTCGGGCTCAAGCGGCCTTGGGTCAACACTGGCATACGGCCAAGCCGATGTTGCGAGTGTTGGAAGTGTCCGGGTCTGGTTCATCCACAGCCGCGGAACGAGTGGCGCGCGACATCGCAATTCATGGGGGGGTGAAAAATTGGTACATCGACGTGGGCAATCCCCCGCAAACGTACCGGCTGTTAATTGGCTATTTGGCGAGCAACGGCCAGTTTTTTTCGCTGGCCCGCAGCAACACGGTCAGCACGCCGGCCAGCACGAGCAGCGAAAAGCTGGATAACCATTGGACGGAAGTGGTGGAAAATTGTGATAAAATTTACGCCATGAGCGGCGGTTATTCAGCGGAGACCAATTCCAGCGAATTGCAGGAGGTGTTGGAAGAGCGTCTGCGTCGACCTGTGGGGGCAACCTTAAGCAACCGCTACAGTGCGGAGCAGTTGATTTCGCAGGACCGCACGGTCCGCTTTCGCGTGGAAACGGAAATGGTGATCCACGGGACGACGCATCCTGACGCACAAGTGACCCTGCAAGGAGCGCCGATCAAGCTGCGTCCGGACGGCAGCTTCAGCGTGCGGGTCGATCTACCGAATCGACGACAGGTGATTCCACTGGTGGCCGCCACGAAAGACGGCAGCTCGCAACGCACCATTGTGTTGGCGGTGGAGCGGAATACAAAGATCATGGAACCGATCAACCGCGAACCCACCCAATAG
- the atpD gene encoding F0F1 ATP synthase subunit beta → MATATAPSKQPSGQPSTAQHTGKVTQVIGSTFDVEFPEEHLPLIYNAITVDADVKGAKIHLTGEVQQHLGGGRVRCVALGSTDGMVRGMEVIDTGGPVTVPVGKETLGRVFNLLGEPIDNRGPVKAEERWPIHRDPPAVTDLSTKTEVFETGIKVIDLLTPFVRGGKAGLFGGAGLGKTVILTELIARIASAHGGYSVFAGVGERTREGTDLWLEMQEAKIGDTGRHVIEQTCMVFGQMNEPPGARLRVALSALTMAEYFRDKTGADTLLFIDNIFRFSQAGSEVSALLGRMPSAVGYQPTLGTEMGALQERIASTSRGAITSVQAVYVPADDPTDPAPATAFGQLDAFLYLERAISEKGIYPAVDPLASSSRILDPQYVGDRHYAIARRVQGILQRYRELQDIIAILGVEELAEEDKQIVNRARRIERFLSQPFLVAEVFTGKPGEITPLRETIRSFEEICDGKWDHLPEQAFMYVGQIEQAEEQAKKMAAAAKK, encoded by the coding sequence ATGGCTACTGCAACCGCCCCGTCAAAACAACCTTCCGGCCAACCGTCCACCGCCCAGCACACCGGCAAGGTTACGCAAGTCATCGGCTCCACCTTCGACGTGGAATTTCCCGAAGAACATCTCCCCCTCATTTACAACGCCATTACCGTCGACGCCGACGTGAAAGGCGCCAAAATCCATCTCACCGGCGAAGTGCAGCAACACCTCGGCGGCGGCCGTGTCCGCTGCGTGGCCTTGGGCAGCACCGACGGCATGGTCCGCGGCATGGAAGTCATCGATACCGGCGGCCCCGTCACCGTACCCGTGGGAAAAGAAACCCTGGGGCGCGTGTTCAATCTGCTGGGCGAGCCCATCGACAACCGCGGCCCGGTGAAGGCCGAAGAGCGCTGGCCCATTCATCGCGATCCCCCGGCCGTCACCGATCTGTCCACAAAAACCGAAGTCTTCGAAACCGGCATCAAGGTCATCGATTTGCTCACCCCCTTCGTCCGCGGCGGAAAAGCCGGGCTGTTCGGCGGGGCCGGTTTGGGAAAAACCGTCATCCTCACCGAGCTTATCGCCCGCATCGCCAGCGCGCACGGCGGTTACTCCGTATTCGCCGGGGTTGGAGAGCGCACTCGGGAAGGCACCGACCTCTGGCTCGAAATGCAGGAAGCCAAAATCGGCGATACCGGCCGACACGTCATCGAACAAACCTGCATGGTCTTCGGCCAAATGAACGAACCCCCCGGAGCCCGCTTGCGGGTCGCCCTGTCGGCCCTGACGATGGCCGAGTATTTCCGCGATAAAACCGGCGCCGACACGCTGTTGTTCATCGATAACATTTTCCGCTTCTCGCAGGCCGGCAGCGAAGTGTCCGCCCTCTTGGGACGCATGCCCAGTGCCGTGGGTTATCAGCCCACGCTCGGCACCGAAATGGGCGCCCTGCAAGAGCGAATCGCCTCCACTTCCCGCGGCGCTATCACCAGCGTGCAGGCCGTGTACGTGCCGGCTGATGATCCCACCGATCCCGCCCCGGCCACCGCCTTCGGCCAGCTCGATGCGTTTTTGTACCTGGAACGCGCCATTTCGGAAAAAGGCATTTACCCCGCTGTCGATCCCCTGGCTTCGTCCAGCCGCATTTTGGATCCGCAATACGTGGGCGACCGCCACTACGCCATCGCCCGCCGCGTGCAAGGCATTTTGCAGCGCTACCGCGAGCTGCAAGACATCATCGCCATTCTCGGCGTGGAAGAACTGGCCGAAGAAGACAAGCAAATTGTGAATCGAGCCCGCCGCATCGAACGGTTCCTGTCGCAGCCGTTCTTGGTGGCCGAGGTGTTCACCGGCAAGCCGGGCGAAATTACCCCGCTCCGCGAAACCATCCGCAGCTTCGAGGAAATCTGCGATGGCAAATGGGATCACCTGCCCGAGCAAGCGTTTATGTACGTCGGACAAATCGAGCAAGCGGAAGAACAGGCCAAGAAAATGGCCGCCGCCGCCAAAAAATAA
- the atpF gene encoding F0F1 ATP synthase subunit B gives MPCFSKRAMVLRQWRQAFACWFCSALVVSATWLTIPSVARAADEAPPAASAGNPPPAESHPDPLQFKTDLALWTFVVFVVLFIVLKKFAWGPIAQSLDRREHHIADNIEAARRRDEEARQLLAEYERKLAGAADQVRAMLDEARQAAEHTKQEIVAEAKAAAQGEHERAMRDIRSAADAAVEQLSEKSADLAVQLAGKIITTKLTPEERSRLVKDSLSKFASVSPSKN, from the coding sequence ATGCCATGTTTTTCCAAACGGGCGATGGTCCTGCGTCAGTGGCGGCAGGCTTTTGCCTGCTGGTTTTGCTCCGCACTGGTGGTAAGCGCAACGTGGCTGACTATCCCCAGCGTTGCCCGCGCCGCCGACGAGGCCCCTCCCGCCGCATCCGCCGGCAATCCGCCCCCCGCGGAAAGTCATCCCGACCCGCTGCAGTTCAAAACCGATTTGGCCTTGTGGACATTCGTGGTCTTTGTCGTGTTGTTCATCGTGCTGAAAAAATTCGCCTGGGGCCCCATTGCCCAATCCTTGGATCGCCGCGAGCACCACATTGCCGACAACATCGAAGCCGCCCGCCGCAGGGACGAAGAAGCCCGGCAATTGCTGGCCGAATATGAACGCAAACTGGCCGGCGCCGCCGACCAGGTTCGCGCCATGTTGGACGAAGCCCGGCAAGCCGCCGAACACACCAAGCAGGAAATCGTGGCGGAAGCGAAAGCCGCCGCCCAGGGCGAGCACGAACGCGCCATGCGCGATATTCGTTCGGCCGCCGACGCCGCGGTCGAGCAGCTTTCGGAAAAAAGTGCCGATTTAGCCGTGCAGCTGGCCGGTAAGATCATCACCACCAAGCTCACCCCCGAGGAGCGCTCGCGGTTAGTCAAAGATTCGCTCTCCAAATTCGCCAGTGTTTCCCCCAGTAAAAATTGA